From Enhydrobacter sp., the proteins below share one genomic window:
- a CDS encoding AMP-binding protein, producing the protein MAMDPILSEQRKQAMRAAGFWSDQTLLDAFSKTVRYDPGRIAVVGYEGASNRRTVLTYSELEQTADRIAANLLRLGVKPGEVVSYQLPNWWQFVVLHLALLRIGAVTNPVMPIFRDREIKFMLTLAETRVLIVPRQFRDFDHAAMADRLKVKVPTLEHIVVIGSGDDRDFEAALNAPGKRIEAATAASADNVVQLLYTSGTTGEPKGVMHTSNTLLNSVRYFEDRVHLTASDVVLMASPMAHQTGFLVGLLLPLYLGGRVVLQDIWNPAKAADIIETERVTMTMASTPFLADLTAEAERRPGAMRSLRTFVSAGAPIPRVLVRQATQSLGAHIVSGWGMTENGLVTTTKLDDPPEKVFETDGCPSQGMEVRIVNGEGKVLAHDEEGRLQARGPGTFVGYLKRPQLYAVDQDGWFETGDLARKDKDGYIRITGRTKDIVIRGGENVPVIEIEQLMYRHPAVQEVAIVGVPDERLGERACACVVLREGASLALPDLSGYMAENNVAKNYWPERIEVFDALPKTPSGKVQKFKLREIVSAGRDC; encoded by the coding sequence ATGGCGATGGATCCGATCCTTTCAGAGCAGCGCAAGCAAGCGATGCGAGCCGCTGGTTTTTGGAGCGATCAGACGCTGCTTGACGCTTTTTCCAAGACGGTCAGGTATGATCCAGGGCGCATAGCGGTAGTTGGCTACGAAGGTGCGTCCAACCGACGTACGGTGCTGACATACAGCGAACTGGAGCAAACTGCAGATCGAATCGCAGCCAATTTGTTGCGGCTTGGTGTCAAGCCTGGCGAAGTGGTGTCGTACCAATTGCCGAATTGGTGGCAATTCGTGGTCCTTCACCTCGCGCTGCTGCGGATCGGCGCGGTCACAAATCCCGTCATGCCTATTTTCCGCGATCGCGAAATCAAATTCATGCTGACCTTGGCCGAGACGCGCGTGCTGATCGTTCCACGGCAATTTCGCGATTTCGATCACGCCGCAATGGCGGACCGCCTCAAGGTCAAGGTGCCCACACTCGAGCACATTGTTGTTATCGGTTCCGGCGACGATCGCGACTTCGAGGCAGCGCTGAATGCGCCGGGAAAGCGGATTGAGGCAGCGACCGCTGCCTCGGCCGATAATGTCGTGCAATTGCTTTATACGTCGGGCACAACCGGTGAGCCGAAGGGAGTCATGCACACAAGCAATACCTTGCTTAATAGCGTGCGATATTTTGAGGATCGCGTCCACCTCACAGCCAGCGACGTCGTGCTGATGGCCTCGCCGATGGCCCATCAGACCGGTTTTCTCGTTGGCCTGCTCTTGCCGTTGTATCTTGGAGGACGGGTCGTTCTTCAGGATATCTGGAATCCAGCCAAAGCCGCAGACATCATCGAGACAGAACGTGTAACGATGACCATGGCGTCTACACCGTTCCTGGCGGATTTGACCGCGGAGGCGGAGCGGCGGCCTGGCGCAATGCGTTCACTGCGTACTTTCGTATCGGCAGGCGCTCCAATTCCTCGTGTTTTGGTGCGTCAGGCCACACAGAGTCTTGGTGCGCACATCGTCTCGGGATGGGGCATGACGGAAAACGGGCTAGTGACGACCACCAAACTCGACGATCCACCGGAAAAGGTCTTTGAGACCGACGGTTGCCCAAGCCAGGGTATGGAAGTCAGGATCGTCAACGGCGAGGGAAAGGTCCTGGCTCATGATGAAGAGGGGCGTCTACAAGCGAGAGGCCCCGGCACCTTTGTAGGCTACCTCAAGCGGCCGCAACTCTATGCCGTCGATCAAGATGGCTGGTTCGAGACAGGCGACCTCGCCCGCAAAGACAAGGACGGTTACATTCGTATCACGGGGCGCACCAAGGACATCGTCATCCGCGGCGGCGAGAACGTTCCTGTGATCGAGATTGAACAGCTGATGTATCGCCATCCCGCCGTGCAGGAAGTTGCAATTGTTGGCGTGCCGGATGAGCGCTTGGGCGAGAGAGCCTGTGCCTGCGTGGTGCTGCGCGAGGGAGCTTCGCTCGCGTTGCCGGATCTGTCAGGCTACATGGCAGAGAACAATGTGGCGAAAAACTACTGGCCGGAACGCATTGAGGTGTTCGACGCCTTGCCTAAAACGCCCAGCGGCAAGGTGCAGAAATTCAAGCTTCGCGAGATCGTCAGCGCCGGGCGAGACTGTTGA
- a CDS encoding TIGR03619 family F420-dependent LLM class oxidoreductase — translation MLLPLDARLRIGVQTIHRRTEPATGAWLPRIDELVSLVQLVDRSGFDSLWVGDHIAFAIPILDPLLQLAQAAVVSRRLLFGTSVYLLPLRHAGPVAKQVATLDHLTEGRLIFGVGVGGEFPREYALAGAPTQERGARLSEGIVVLRKLWTGEPVTHQGRFSAFSEVQMQPPPRQSRGPPIWCGGRSEGALKRSGRLADGWMSYVVTPEMYRSSLDVIAMAATAAGRKLARFGTGHLLFTRLDDTYEKALDAAAQTLSVRYAMDFRKAAQRYCALGPAANVAECMRAFYAAGVRHIVLDLLGPYELRQAQIERVAAEVLPLLTDLTGTDSPASRPSDEAEFS, via the coding sequence ATGCTACTGCCGCTCGATGCTCGCCTGAGGATTGGCGTCCAGACGATCCACCGTCGCACCGAACCTGCGACCGGCGCATGGCTACCACGCATCGACGAACTGGTCTCGCTGGTGCAACTCGTGGACCGTAGCGGCTTCGACTCGCTGTGGGTCGGCGATCACATCGCCTTCGCCATCCCCATCCTTGATCCGCTGCTACAACTTGCTCAGGCTGCCGTCGTCAGCCGGCGGCTGCTGTTCGGGACATCGGTCTATCTACTGCCACTGCGGCACGCGGGGCCGGTGGCCAAGCAGGTTGCGACCCTCGACCATCTGACCGAGGGGCGCCTCATCTTTGGCGTTGGTGTCGGCGGTGAGTTCCCAAGGGAATACGCTTTGGCCGGCGCGCCAACTCAGGAGCGCGGCGCGCGGCTCAGCGAAGGGATCGTGGTTCTGCGCAAGCTCTGGACTGGCGAGCCGGTCACGCATCAGGGAAGGTTCAGCGCCTTCAGCGAAGTTCAGATGCAGCCACCCCCGCGGCAATCGAGAGGCCCGCCGATCTGGTGCGGCGGACGATCGGAAGGAGCGCTGAAGCGCAGTGGGCGCTTGGCCGATGGCTGGATGTCGTACGTGGTAACACCGGAGATGTACCGAAGTAGCCTCGATGTGATTGCGATGGCTGCGACGGCTGCTGGGCGTAAGCTTGCCCGGTTCGGCACGGGCCATCTGTTGTTCACGCGGCTGGACGACACATACGAAAAGGCGCTCGACGCGGCGGCCCAGACACTAAGCGTCCGCTACGCCATGGATTTTCGCAAGGCGGCGCAACGCTATTGTGCCCTCGGCCCGGCGGCCAACGTTGCCGAGTGCATGCGTGCCTTCTATGCCGCCGGCGTGCGGCACATCGTGCTCGACTTGCTGGGACCGTATGAGCTGCGCCAGGCGCAGATCGAGCGCGTCGCCGCCGAGGTTCTGCCGCTGCTGACGGATTTGACAGGGACAGACAGCCCGGCCAGCCGGCCGTCCGATGAAGCCGAATTTTCCTAG
- a CDS encoding TIGR03617 family F420-dependent LLM class oxidoreductase, with amino-acid sequence MLPVNDWNQTGSAARAAETAGFDALMTVEAKHDPFLPLAVAALATKRIALTTSVAVAFPRSPAVTAMQAWDLHANSTGRFVLGLGSQVKGHNERRFGVPWTPPAPRLRDYVRALRAIWRCWQTGEELRHEGEHYRLTLMTPDFSPEPTGLPMVPVTIAAVGPAMLRVAGEVADGVRLHPICSRRYLEEVCMPRLVEGMRRSGRKRENFNVHGGGFIATGPDAASVAKAMDWVRFRIAFYGSTRTYMPILELHGLQDLGMKLHDLSVQGRWREMAALVSDDVVRIFAACGTYDEIVPAIETRFGGAADAIELNFAPGTEPGPMRELVANIHRIPHAFQGFATT; translated from the coding sequence ATGCTGCCGGTGAACGACTGGAATCAGACCGGATCGGCAGCGCGAGCGGCGGAGACGGCTGGGTTCGACGCGCTCATGACGGTGGAGGCGAAGCATGACCCATTCTTGCCGCTCGCCGTCGCGGCGCTTGCGACCAAACGGATCGCACTTACCACGTCTGTCGCAGTCGCCTTTCCGCGCAGCCCGGCGGTGACAGCAATGCAGGCTTGGGACCTGCATGCCAACTCGACAGGCCGCTTCGTGCTCGGGCTGGGCAGCCAGGTGAAAGGCCACAACGAACGCCGCTTCGGCGTTCCTTGGACCCCGCCGGCACCGCGCCTGCGCGACTATGTTCGAGCCCTGCGCGCGATCTGGCGCTGTTGGCAGACTGGCGAAGAGCTGCGTCACGAGGGCGAGCACTATCGGCTCACGCTTATGACCCCGGACTTTTCGCCCGAGCCGACCGGCCTGCCGATGGTGCCGGTGACTATTGCAGCGGTTGGGCCGGCAATGTTGCGGGTGGCCGGTGAGGTCGCCGACGGTGTGCGGCTGCACCCGATCTGCTCGCGGCGCTATCTTGAGGAAGTGTGTATGCCGCGCCTGGTGGAGGGCATGCGCCGTAGCGGCCGCAAGCGCGAGAACTTCAACGTGCATGGCGGCGGTTTCATCGCGACCGGGCCGGACGCCGCGTCGGTGGCGAAAGCCATGGACTGGGTGCGCTTCCGCATCGCATTCTACGGTTCCACGCGTACCTATATGCCCATTCTGGAGCTGCATGGGCTCCAGGATCTCGGGATGAAGCTGCATGATCTCTCGGTCCAGGGCCGTTGGAGGGAAATGGCGGCACTTGTCTCGGACGACGTTGTGCGCATTTTTGCGGCCTGCGGCACTTACGACGAGATCGTGCCTGCCATCGAAACACGTTTCGGTGGAGCAGCGGACGCTATCGAGCTGAACTTTGCACCGGGAACGGAGCCTGGACCGATGCGCGAGCTCGTCGCCAACATCCACCGGATACCGCATGCTTTCCAGGGCTTTGCCACCACCTGA
- a CDS encoding nitronate monooxygenase, producing MTPTRETLATLARHRLLTPLCKRLGLEHPVFQAGMGWVARAELAAAVSAAGGLGVIGAGSNMTADELRREIRAVRARTDRPFGVDILFATVRAAGAEVEHYTASVAAMVEVVLDERVPVLISGLGSPAAVVPEAHARGIFVMSVVGAVQHAERAVADAVDAVIASGCDGGGHVGQIGTAVLVPAVVDAVEVPVLAGGGLADGRGLAAALAFGAQGIWMGTRFIATYEARAHENYKKRIVATSTAGTVVTRAHSGKPCRLIRNRFTDSWVGREHEIEPYPLQAVHVGHPASERGRLEGDVENGVLPAGQSCGLVGSVVPAAEVVQQIVREAEATLDRLCRRVAT from the coding sequence ATGACGCCGACGAGGGAAACGTTGGCCACACTGGCCCGGCACCGCCTACTGACACCGCTCTGCAAGCGACTCGGCTTGGAGCACCCGGTATTCCAGGCGGGCATGGGCTGGGTCGCGCGCGCAGAACTCGCCGCGGCGGTATCAGCCGCCGGTGGTCTCGGTGTGATTGGTGCCGGATCGAACATGACGGCAGACGAGCTACGTCGTGAGATCCGTGCTGTGCGGGCGCGCACGGACAGGCCATTCGGCGTCGACATCTTGTTCGCAACCGTGCGGGCCGCCGGGGCGGAGGTCGAACACTATACGGCCTCTGTCGCTGCGATGGTGGAGGTGGTCCTTGATGAGCGAGTTCCCGTGCTCATATCAGGGCTCGGCAGCCCCGCCGCCGTAGTGCCGGAGGCGCACGCGCGCGGTATTTTCGTGATGTCGGTGGTCGGAGCGGTGCAGCATGCGGAGCGGGCCGTTGCAGATGCCGTTGATGCAGTCATTGCCTCGGGCTGTGACGGCGGCGGCCATGTCGGCCAGATCGGAACTGCGGTGCTGGTGCCAGCGGTCGTCGACGCCGTGGAGGTGCCGGTCCTGGCTGGCGGCGGCCTTGCAGACGGCCGCGGGCTTGCTGCAGCATTGGCGTTCGGCGCACAAGGGATCTGGATGGGCACGCGCTTCATCGCCACCTATGAGGCGCGGGCGCATGAAAACTACAAGAAGAGGATCGTGGCAACCAGCACCGCTGGGACTGTCGTGACCCGGGCCCACAGCGGCAAGCCTTGCCGTCTGATTCGCAACCGTTTCACCGACTCCTGGGTTGGGCGCGAGCACGAGATCGAACCCTATCCCTTGCAGGCCGTGCACGTGGGTCACCCGGCTTCGGAGCGCGGCCGGCTGGAGGGTGATGTGGAGAACGGCGTTTTGCCCGCGGGCCAAAGCTGCGGTCTGGTCGGGTCGGTTGTGCCGGCTGCTGAGGTCGTCCAGCAAATCGTCCGAGAGGCGGAAGCCACGCTCGACCGACTGTGCCGGCGGGTCGCAACGTGA
- a CDS encoding cytochrome P450: protein METAPNLTHPDFISDPHNVYRRLRAEEPLHWNPSLKGWVITRHADASLVLKDPRFSAAKLDPFLSHIGPDTRGKIERLTAVLADWMVFNDPPRHEKLRKALAKYFLPQEIARLHPMIMQRVEELLDGFRGRDRVDFIEAFAFPLPARVISDLFGVPRERVEDLRKWSENLKDFVALARATPDKYDRASAAANDMVTFFRETLHDHRRNPRDDLTGRLLEAGIGPEGLSEDEMVSTLILLLFAGHETTASLLANGLYWLLRNPASIEALRRNRSLIPGAVEEMLRYEGPAQTVTRIATEDLRLGDADIRRGQRVFVALNSAARDSTVFADPDLFKVDRPVNRHVAFGLGIHFCLGAPLARLEARIAFDRLLSRLPEIRLETPQPEWHDELVTRSMRQLVISYVMAD, encoded by the coding sequence ATGGAAACAGCCCCCAATCTGACGCATCCAGACTTCATCTCTGATCCGCACAACGTGTATCGGCGGCTGCGCGCAGAAGAACCTCTTCACTGGAACCCATCCCTTAAGGGATGGGTGATCACGCGCCACGCCGATGCCTCTCTGGTGTTGAAAGACCCCCGCTTCTCGGCTGCAAAGCTGGATCCCTTTCTGAGCCATATCGGACCAGACACGCGAGGCAAGATCGAGCGGCTAACCGCTGTGCTGGCGGATTGGATGGTGTTCAATGATCCACCGCGCCATGAGAAGCTGCGCAAGGCCCTTGCCAAGTACTTCCTGCCGCAGGAAATCGCGCGTCTCCACCCGATGATAATGCAACGCGTTGAAGAACTGCTGGACGGCTTCAGGGGGCGCGATCGGGTGGATTTCATCGAGGCGTTCGCCTTTCCGCTGCCGGCGCGCGTGATTTCGGACCTGTTCGGTGTTCCCAGGGAGCGGGTCGAGGATCTCAGAAAGTGGTCCGAAAACCTCAAGGACTTCGTCGCCTTGGCCCGCGCTACGCCGGACAAGTACGACCGGGCAAGCGCGGCTGCAAACGACATGGTCACATTCTTTCGCGAGACGCTCCATGACCACCGCCGCAATCCACGTGACGACTTGACCGGGCGGCTTCTCGAAGCGGGGATCGGGCCCGAAGGGCTGAGCGAAGATGAAATGGTTTCGACGCTCATCCTGTTGCTCTTTGCTGGCCACGAAACAACGGCCAGCCTGTTGGCCAACGGGCTCTATTGGCTCCTGCGAAACCCGGCCTCGATTGAGGCGCTGCGGCGCAATCGGTCCCTCATCCCGGGCGCTGTGGAGGAAATGCTGCGGTACGAAGGGCCTGCCCAGACGGTGACACGGATTGCTACTGAAGATCTGCGTTTGGGTGATGCGGATATCCGACGAGGGCAGCGTGTTTTCGTGGCGCTCAATTCCGCCGCTCGAGATTCGACCGTCTTCGCGGATCCCGACCTTTTCAAGGTTGACCGTCCTGTCAACCGCCACGTCGCTTTCGGTTTGGGCATCCACTTCTGCCTTGGAGCACCGCTCGCACGCCTCGAAGCTCGGATTGCGTTCGACCGGCTGCTTTCGAGGCTGCCGGAAATCCGGCTCGAGACGCCTCAACCGGAATGGCACGACGAACTCGTGACGCGCAGCATGAGGCAGCTCGTTATCTCCTATGTCATGGCGGACTGA
- a CDS encoding acyl--CoA ligase, producing MSHAPFGQDAALAARITVGELLRAQARVRPKSPAVVDRGRMWSYGEFNARVNCLAHALAALGLQRGDRVAILSENRCEYLELAFAGAKLGLILCALNWRLTEEELAHCIRLTTPKVTLVSERFVGALSALEHGCHTIIELGADYEKRLAAQPVDEPDIAAQPEDGLVIIYTSGTTGLPKGALISHRAEIARLHVNCLDFDLDRTDAFVAWPPMFHMVSLDQSISLLTIGGKVVVVDGFDVARILDSVETERQWWLVLMPGMIDQVIRELRARTIRPKGIKLIGAMADLVPRAQIAEITQLLQASYANTFGSTETGIPPMSGGRIPIGEVPTDLSKSQNSLCEFRLVDAEDRDVPDGTPGELAFRGPTLFSGYWNAPEVNAKDFRGGWFHMGDMFVRRPDGRLDFVDRAKYLIKSGGENIYPAEIERVLLADHRVADAVVVRSRDEKWGEVPVAFVARRDESLTAEDLTELCRRHLAGYKRPKDIRFVAFNALPRSTTGKIQRHEVERWLAQEHA from the coding sequence ATGTCGCATGCTCCATTCGGTCAGGATGCCGCCCTCGCCGCCCGAATTACTGTTGGCGAGCTCTTGCGGGCGCAAGCGCGCGTGCGGCCGAAATCACCAGCCGTTGTCGATCGAGGCCGCATGTGGAGCTATGGTGAGTTCAATGCGCGCGTAAACTGCTTGGCGCATGCCCTGGCCGCCCTCGGGCTGCAGCGAGGCGATCGCGTCGCAATCCTTTCCGAGAACCGTTGCGAATACCTCGAGTTGGCTTTCGCCGGGGCAAAGCTCGGGCTGATCCTCTGCGCTCTGAATTGGCGGCTTACCGAAGAAGAGCTGGCTCACTGCATTCGCTTGACGACACCCAAGGTGACGCTGGTCTCGGAGCGGTTCGTGGGTGCGCTGAGCGCCCTTGAACATGGCTGTCACACCATCATCGAACTGGGGGCCGATTACGAGAAACGGCTGGCGGCACAGCCCGTTGACGAACCCGACATCGCGGCACAGCCAGAAGATGGTCTGGTCATCATCTACACCAGCGGAACAACCGGACTGCCCAAGGGCGCCCTGATCAGCCACCGGGCCGAGATCGCGAGGCTGCACGTGAACTGCCTCGACTTCGACCTCGATCGCACTGATGCCTTCGTGGCATGGCCCCCAATGTTTCATATGGTGTCATTGGACCAATCGATCAGCCTGCTCACCATCGGCGGGAAGGTGGTCGTCGTCGACGGGTTCGACGTTGCCCGGATCTTGGACAGCGTCGAGACGGAGCGGCAATGGTGGCTTGTGCTGATGCCCGGCATGATCGACCAAGTTATTCGTGAGCTTCGTGCGCGAACCATCAGGCCCAAAGGAATCAAATTGATTGGCGCCATGGCCGATCTCGTTCCGCGGGCGCAGATCGCGGAGATCACACAGCTGCTGCAGGCCTCCTACGCCAATACTTTCGGCTCGACCGAAACCGGAATCCCGCCGATGTCGGGTGGTCGCATCCCCATCGGTGAAGTGCCGACCGACCTGTCGAAAAGCCAAAACTCGCTATGCGAGTTCCGACTCGTCGATGCGGAAGACCGGGACGTGCCAGATGGAACACCTGGAGAGCTGGCGTTTCGCGGCCCAACGCTTTTCAGCGGCTACTGGAACGCCCCGGAAGTGAACGCGAAGGACTTTCGCGGTGGATGGTTCCACATGGGCGATATGTTCGTCCGGCGACCGGACGGTAGGCTCGATTTCGTCGACCGTGCCAAATACTTGATCAAGTCGGGCGGCGAGAACATCTACCCGGCCGAGATCGAGCGCGTCCTGCTCGCCGACCATCGCGTCGCCGACGCTGTCGTGGTCCGCAGTCGCGACGAGAAGTGGGGCGAGGTGCCTGTGGCTTTCGTCGCACGCCGGGATGAAAGTCTTACAGCCGAAGACCTTACCGAGCTCTGCCGCCGCCATCTCGCCGGCTACAAGCGCCCGAAGGACATCCGCTTCGTCGCCTTCAATGCCCTGCCGCGCAGCACAACGGGCAAGATACAGCGCCACGAGGTCGAGCGCTGGCTGGCACAGGAGCACGCATGA
- a CDS encoding thiolase family protein, with amino-acid sequence MTCEIAIVGIGETPPVRRSGRTLRAMVVDAVMAALADAGISPKEVDGLVTDAVIMPTQVPFDYLAGQLGASNCFAASASLGGAGIACAPMLAQHAIASGLAKVVVGYFGVDWGTRAGGPYAFHDLYPAKQAFEKPYGFNAQPIYFALWARRYMHEYGLTERQLGALAVSHRQHALLNGRGQLRDSLTFEEYLTSRMIAEPLRAADCCLITDGAGAFVMTAMDHARDCSKRPVRVLGTGFASAPVTGDSVFTQGSCLTAMPGAAEAARRAFASARLGPKDVDFAEIYDCFSISCLLQLEDTGLCRKGEAGCFIQDGGIAPGGPLPVNTHGGFLAYSYRLGIEHVTEAVRQLRHEAGRAQVPDAEIGLVTGLSMPDFGVLLLGR; translated from the coding sequence ATGACCTGCGAGATCGCGATCGTCGGGATTGGCGAAACGCCACCAGTGCGTCGCTCAGGCCGGACTTTGCGTGCGATGGTGGTGGATGCCGTGATGGCCGCCCTCGCCGACGCAGGCATCTCTCCGAAGGAGGTCGACGGGTTGGTCACCGACGCGGTCATCATGCCGACACAGGTGCCCTTCGACTACCTCGCCGGTCAGCTTGGCGCTTCGAACTGTTTTGCAGCTTCCGCTTCCTTGGGCGGCGCAGGAATCGCCTGTGCGCCCATGCTCGCGCAGCATGCAATCGCGTCGGGCCTCGCAAAAGTCGTCGTTGGCTACTTCGGAGTCGACTGGGGAACTCGCGCCGGAGGTCCTTACGCATTTCACGACCTTTACCCTGCAAAGCAGGCGTTCGAGAAGCCTTACGGCTTCAATGCGCAGCCGATCTATTTTGCCCTCTGGGCGCGGCGCTACATGCACGAGTACGGTCTCACCGAGCGCCAGCTCGGCGCCTTGGCCGTGTCGCACCGGCAACACGCCCTGCTCAACGGCCGCGGCCAGCTTCGCGACTCCCTGACGTTCGAGGAGTATCTCACCTCACGCATGATCGCGGAGCCGCTTCGGGCGGCGGACTGTTGCCTGATTACCGACGGAGCTGGCGCCTTCGTGATGACGGCCATGGATCACGCACGCGATTGTTCGAAACGGCCGGTCAGAGTGCTCGGGACGGGGTTTGCCTCGGCGCCCGTCACCGGTGACTCGGTGTTCACGCAGGGTTCCTGCCTCACCGCTATGCCTGGCGCCGCCGAAGCCGCTCGGCGCGCTTTCGCATCCGCTCGCCTTGGCCCGAAGGATGTCGACTTCGCCGAGATCTACGACTGCTTCTCGATCTCCTGCCTGTTGCAGCTCGAAGACACCGGTCTCTGCCGCAAGGGCGAGGCCGGCTGCTTCATCCAGGACGGCGGCATCGCGCCAGGCGGTCCCCTACCGGTCAACACGCATGGCGGGTTTCTCGCATACAGCTATCGCCTTGGAATCGAGCATGTAACCGAGGCGGTGCGACAACTCCGGCATGAGGCTGGCCGGGCCCAGGTTCCCGACGCCGAAATCGGCCTCGTGACCGGATTGTCGATGCCCGACTTCGGCGTGCTGCTGCTGGGACGATGA
- a CDS encoding OB-fold domain-containing protein, protein MTDEQMPEFAPFWHNVAKRRLGFPRCEACGRFHWYPLTRCPHCFAADIEWCAVEPRGTLYSWTVVRHAFAPTFVDRLPYVVGLIEFPDAPGIRLVSEVRAASTDALWILMPVRAVFVGGSGADGLHFIPTTPDERGSQDDGDPCVSSVQ, encoded by the coding sequence ATGACGGACGAACAGATGCCCGAATTCGCCCCGTTCTGGCACAACGTCGCGAAGCGCCGGCTGGGCTTTCCAAGGTGTGAGGCGTGTGGTCGCTTCCATTGGTATCCGCTGACACGTTGTCCACATTGCTTCGCTGCCGACATCGAATGGTGCGCCGTCGAGCCCCGGGGCACACTCTATTCGTGGACGGTTGTACGGCATGCTTTCGCGCCCACGTTCGTCGACAGGCTGCCGTACGTCGTCGGCCTGATTGAATTCCCAGACGCACCGGGAATTCGGCTCGTTTCGGAAGTTCGCGCGGCATCGACAGACGCGTTGTGGATCTTGATGCCTGTGCGAGCCGTGTTCGTGGGCGGCTCTGGTGCCGACGGGCTGCATTTTATACCCACAACGCCAGACGAAAGAGGATCCCAGGATGATGGCGATCCTTGCGTCTCCTCAGTTCAGTGA
- a CDS encoding amidohydrolase family protein, with the protein MDYDLKIIGAEIVDGSGRERYRGDVAIKDRRIVALGAAPGQAHSTLDAGGLVVSPGFVDIHTHYDAQVMWDRMLSISPWHGVTTAVLGNCGFGVAPTRPAHRDLIVRTLEKVEGMSVDALGAGLGASWPFQTFPEFLDAIEQRGIAINIGVLVGHTPVRLWVMGEAATERAATSAEIAEMKAIVRGAIDAGAIGFATSKASTHVGYGGRPVPSRVADLAEIKALAGVLGEAGRGIMQATIGKELFLDEFVEIARATGRPITWTALLAGLSFGVGDHRQQLARSEAIAAEGLKIVPQVTPRPLNFEYQFKAPFPFEPLSLFKPISAADADGKARIYADPEFRRAFAERMLTNGPPTFRATFAKTVVGQYTPEPELEERLLFDIARERDVLPTDLALDMALRTGLEARFRMPVANHEESEVEPLLKSTCTVVGLSDAGAHASQLCDACLPTYFLGHWVREKSAFSLEEGVRMLTSRPAEVFGLVDRGRLALGAPADLVIFDPATIGASKLRRINDFPAGADRLISDASGIEGVVVNGTVIRSRGVDAVDPAGPLPGMLLRGGRAGA; encoded by the coding sequence ATGGATTATGATCTAAAGATTATCGGCGCCGAGATCGTCGACGGGTCCGGCAGAGAGCGCTATCGCGGCGACGTGGCAATCAAGGATCGGCGCATTGTCGCGTTGGGCGCCGCCCCTGGGCAGGCCCACAGCACCCTCGATGCCGGCGGGCTGGTCGTCTCGCCGGGTTTCGTCGACATCCACACCCACTACGATGCCCAGGTCATGTGGGACCGTATGCTGAGCATCTCGCCGTGGCACGGCGTGACGACGGCCGTGCTCGGCAATTGCGGCTTCGGCGTCGCGCCGACCCGGCCGGCGCACCGGGACCTGATCGTGCGGACCCTCGAGAAGGTCGAGGGCATGAGTGTCGATGCGCTTGGGGCCGGCCTTGGCGCAAGTTGGCCGTTCCAGACCTTCCCGGAATTCCTCGACGCGATCGAGCAGCGCGGCATCGCGATCAACATCGGAGTCCTCGTCGGTCATACACCGGTGCGCCTTTGGGTGATGGGCGAAGCAGCTACCGAGCGCGCCGCCACGTCCGCGGAAATCGCCGAGATGAAGGCGATCGTGCGAGGAGCGATCGATGCCGGAGCGATCGGGTTCGCAACATCAAAGGCCTCGACCCATGTCGGCTATGGTGGGCGACCTGTGCCGAGCCGAGTCGCCGACTTGGCCGAAATCAAAGCCCTGGCCGGTGTTTTGGGCGAAGCCGGCCGTGGAATCATGCAGGCGACCATCGGCAAGGAATTGTTCCTGGACGAGTTCGTGGAGATTGCCCGAGCGACCGGGCGGCCGATCACATGGACGGCCCTTCTCGCCGGCCTTTCGTTCGGCGTCGGCGACCACCGCCAACAACTCGCGCGCTCGGAGGCCATCGCAGCCGAGGGATTGAAGATCGTGCCACAGGTCACGCCCCGGCCGCTCAATTTCGAGTACCAGTTCAAGGCACCGTTCCCGTTCGAGCCACTGAGCCTGTTCAAGCCGATTTCAGCCGCAGATGCCGACGGCAAGGCCCGCATTTACGCCGATCCGGAGTTCCGACGGGCCTTCGCAGAGCGGATGCTGACGAACGGTCCTCCTACGTTCCGCGCCACCTTCGCCAAGACGGTGGTCGGCCAGTACACGCCAGAGCCGGAGTTGGAGGAGCGCCTGCTTTTCGACATCGCGCGTGAACGCGATGTCCTGCCGACGGATTTGGCGCTCGACATGGCGCTGCGTACCGGACTCGAAGCGCGCTTCCGCATGCCGGTGGCCAACCACGAGGAGAGCGAAGTAGAGCCGTTGCTGAAGAGCACGTGTACCGTGGTGGGACTGTCTGATGCCGGTGCGCATGCCAGCCAGCTCTGTGACGCGTGCTTGCCGACCTATTTTCTCGGGCATTGGGTACGGGAGAAGAGCGCATTTAGCCTCGAGGAAGGGGTTCGCATGCTGACATCGCGCCCCGCAGAGGTGTTCGGTCTCGTAGATCGCGGTCGCCTGGCGCTTGGTGCACCGGCCGATCTGGTGATCTTTGATCCCGCGACGATCGGTGCGAGCAAGCTGCGCCGCATAAACGACTTCCCCGCTGGAGCTGACCGACTGATCTCCGATGCATCCGGCATCGAAGGTGTGGTCGTCAACGGAACCGTGATTCGCAGCCGCGGCGTCGACGCTGTCGATCCGGCGGGGCCACTGCCAGGCATGCTGCTCCGCGGAGGTCGCGCAGGCGCCTAG